The Austwickia sp. genome includes a region encoding these proteins:
- a CDS encoding acetolactate synthase large subunit, translating to MKDRKAPAPAGREPRPQAAPSGAAAPKPPTPGDLAARRANPIVEHVTGAQSLVRSLEEVGCEVVFGLPGGAILPAYDPLMDSTKVRHVLVRHEQGAGHAAQGYATATGKVGVCMATSGPGATNLVTPIADAYMDSVPIVAITGQVGSAAIGTDAFQEADIRGITMPITKHNYLITDPAMIPQAIAEAFFIASTGRPGPVLVDVTKDALQAQTTFTWPPKMELPGYRPTTRPHGKQIREAARLIREARRPVLYVGGGVMKARATDELRALLDLTQIPLVTTLMARGAVPDDHPLHYGMPGMHGSVSAVTALQRSDLLIALGSRFDDRVTGKLATFAPLAKVIHADIDPAEIGKNREADVPIVGDCREVIAALIEELAGPADADADTGEDGASGGAAATGGSGARPGTPDYSDWVAEMNKVRDTYPLGYTEPESGAMSPQYVIERIGAIAGPDATYVAGVGQHQMWAAQFVKYSRPNSWLNSGGLGTMGYCVPAAMGAQVGEPDRVVWGIDGDGCFQMTNQELATCVIEGIPIKIAVINNSSLGMVRQWQTLFYEERYSNTDLHTAHQGRRIPDFVKMADAYGCVGLRCERAEDVDATIEAAMKVTDRPVVVDFVVCRDAQVWPMVPAGVSNDEIMYARGLSPVWDREE from the coding sequence GTGAAGGACCGCAAGGCCCCGGCACCGGCGGGGCGCGAGCCCAGGCCGCAGGCCGCCCCCTCGGGCGCGGCCGCCCCCAAGCCCCCGACCCCCGGCGATCTGGCCGCCCGCAGGGCGAACCCGATCGTCGAGCACGTCACGGGGGCCCAGAGCCTCGTTCGCTCCCTCGAAGAGGTCGGCTGTGAGGTGGTCTTCGGTCTTCCGGGTGGCGCCATCCTCCCGGCGTACGACCCGCTGATGGACTCGACCAAGGTGCGCCACGTCCTCGTTCGCCACGAGCAGGGCGCCGGGCACGCGGCCCAGGGCTACGCGACGGCCACCGGCAAGGTGGGCGTCTGCATGGCCACCTCCGGGCCCGGGGCGACCAACCTGGTCACGCCGATCGCGGACGCCTACATGGACTCCGTGCCGATCGTGGCGATCACGGGCCAGGTCGGCAGCGCCGCCATCGGCACCGATGCCTTCCAGGAGGCGGACATCCGCGGCATCACGATGCCGATCACCAAGCACAACTACCTCATCACCGACCCGGCGATGATCCCGCAGGCGATCGCCGAGGCGTTCTTCATCGCCAGCACCGGCCGACCGGGCCCCGTGCTGGTCGACGTCACCAAGGACGCGCTGCAGGCGCAGACGACGTTCACCTGGCCGCCGAAGATGGAGCTGCCCGGCTACCGGCCGACGACCCGGCCGCACGGCAAGCAGATCCGGGAGGCGGCCCGGCTCATTCGGGAGGCTCGCCGCCCCGTGCTCTATGTGGGCGGCGGCGTGATGAAGGCCCGCGCCACGGACGAGCTGCGCGCGCTCCTCGACCTCACGCAGATCCCGCTGGTGACCACGCTGATGGCGCGGGGGGCCGTCCCGGACGACCACCCGCTGCACTACGGCATGCCGGGCATGCACGGCTCGGTCTCGGCGGTGACGGCGCTGCAGCGCTCCGACCTGCTCATCGCGCTGGGGTCGCGGTTCGACGACCGGGTGACCGGCAAGCTGGCAACGTTCGCGCCGCTGGCCAAGGTGATCCACGCCGACATCGACCCCGCGGAGATTGGCAAGAACCGCGAGGCGGACGTGCCGATCGTCGGCGACTGCCGCGAGGTCATCGCCGCGCTCATCGAGGAGCTGGCCGGACCGGCCGACGCGGACGCCGACACGGGCGAGGACGGCGCGTCTGGTGGGGCGGCCGCGACGGGCGGGTCGGGCGCGCGGCCCGGCACCCCCGACTACTCCGACTGGGTCGCCGAGATGAACAAGGTGCGGGACACCTACCCCCTCGGCTACACCGAGCCTGAGTCCGGGGCCATGTCGCCGCAGTACGTCATCGAGCGCATCGGCGCCATCGCCGGGCCTGACGCGACGTACGTCGCCGGCGTGGGCCAGCACCAGATGTGGGCCGCGCAGTTCGTCAAGTACTCGCGCCCCAACAGCTGGCTGAACTCCGGCGGTCTGGGCACGATGGGCTACTGCGTGCCGGCGGCCATGGGCGCCCAGGTCGGCGAGCCCGACCGCGTCGTCTGGGGCATCGACGGCGACGGCTGCTTCCAGATGACGAACCAGGAGCTGGCCACCTGTGTCATCGAGGGGATCCCGATCAAGATCGCGGTGATCAACAACTCCAGCCTGGGCATGGTGCGCCAGTGGCAGACCCTCTTCTACGAGGAGCGCTACTCCAACACCGACCTGCACACGGCGCACCAGGGCCGGCGCATCCCGGACTTCGTCAAGATGGCGGACGCGTACGGCTGCGTCGGGCTGCGCTGCGAGCGGGCCGAGGACGTGGACGCCACGATCGAGGCCGCAATGAAGGTGACGGACCGGCCGGTCGTCGTCGACTTCGTGGTCTGCCGGGACGCCCAGGTGTGGCCGATGGTGCCGGCGGGCGTCAGCAACGACGAGATCATGTACGCGCGCGGGCTCTCGCCCGTGTGGGATCGCGAGGAGTGA
- a CDS encoding thermonuclease family protein, with the protein MSDGDTFVALRDADAAVVTIRLLNVDAPETVAPGRPVGCGGPEAAAWLRARLPVGSRVFLAYDVGRRDRYGRDLAWVRTPDGRAVNLELVEAGLAYAVRIEPNHAHFPDTLAAEQRARTNGRGLFAPDSPCRAAGPASRAPLSSASTS; encoded by the coding sequence GTGAGCGACGGCGACACCTTCGTCGCCCTGCGCGACGCCGATGCGGCCGTGGTGACGATCCGGCTGCTCAACGTCGATGCGCCCGAGACGGTCGCGCCGGGCCGCCCGGTCGGCTGCGGCGGGCCGGAAGCGGCCGCCTGGCTCCGCGCCCGGCTGCCCGTCGGGTCGCGGGTGTTCCTCGCGTACGACGTGGGCCGGCGCGACCGCTACGGCCGCGACCTCGCCTGGGTCCGCACCCCGGACGGCCGGGCCGTCAACCTCGAGCTCGTCGAGGCGGGCCTGGCGTACGCCGTACGGATCGAGCCCAATCACGCGCACTTCCCCGACACACTGGCGGCCGAGCAGCGGGCGCGAACGAACGGTCGCGGCCTGTTCGCCCCGGACTCACCGTGCCGCGCGGCGGGGCCGGCCTCCCGGGCGCCCCTCTCGAGTGCTAGCACCAGTTAG
- the ilvC gene encoding ketol-acid reductoisomerase has product MAEMFYDDDADLSVIQGRKVAVIGYGSQGHAHALNLRDSGVDVRVGLAEGSRSRAKAEAQGLRVLPVGEAVAEADVIVILVPDQHQRKVYAEAIKPNLKPGTALLFAHGFNIRFGYITPEADADVIMVAPKGPGHIVRREYVDGRGVPVLVCVEKDASGSALELAKSYAKAIGGLRAGGIRSTFTEETESDLFGEQAVLCGGASQLVQYGFEVLTEAGYQPEIAYFEVLHELKLIVDLMIEGGIAKQRWSVSDTAEYGDYISGPRVIDPRVKENMKAVLADVQNGSFAQRFIDDQDNGAAEFKQLRAKGEQHPIEATGRELRKLMAWIKDADSDYTEGTAAR; this is encoded by the coding sequence ATGGCCGAGATGTTCTACGACGACGACGCCGACCTGTCCGTGATCCAGGGCCGCAAGGTCGCGGTCATCGGCTACGGCAGCCAGGGCCACGCCCACGCCCTCAACCTGCGCGACTCCGGCGTCGACGTCCGCGTCGGCCTGGCCGAGGGGAGCCGCTCGCGCGCCAAGGCGGAGGCGCAGGGCCTGCGGGTGCTGCCGGTCGGCGAGGCCGTGGCCGAGGCGGACGTGATCGTCATCCTCGTGCCCGACCAGCACCAGCGGAAGGTGTACGCCGAGGCGATCAAGCCCAACCTCAAGCCGGGCACCGCGCTGCTCTTCGCGCACGGCTTCAACATCCGGTTCGGCTACATCACCCCCGAGGCGGATGCCGATGTGATCATGGTCGCCCCCAAGGGTCCGGGCCACATCGTGCGCCGCGAGTACGTCGACGGCCGCGGCGTCCCTGTGCTCGTCTGCGTCGAGAAGGACGCGAGCGGGTCGGCGCTGGAGCTGGCGAAGTCCTACGCCAAGGCGATCGGCGGCCTGCGGGCCGGCGGCATTCGGTCCACCTTCACCGAGGAGACCGAGTCCGACCTGTTCGGCGAGCAGGCCGTGCTCTGCGGCGGCGCGTCGCAGCTGGTGCAGTATGGCTTCGAGGTGCTCACCGAGGCCGGGTACCAGCCCGAGATCGCCTACTTCGAGGTCCTGCACGAGCTGAAGCTCATCGTCGACCTCATGATCGAGGGCGGCATCGCCAAGCAGCGCTGGTCGGTGTCGGACACCGCGGAGTACGGCGACTACATCTCCGGTCCGCGCGTCATCGACCCGCGCGTCAAGGAGAACATGAAGGCCGTCCTCGCCGACGTCCAGAACGGCTCGTTCGCCCAGCGCTTCATCGACGACCAGGACAACGGCGCCGCGGAGTTCAAGCAGCTGCGCGCCAAGGGTGAGCAGCACCCGATCGAGGCCACCGGTCGCGAGCTGCGCAAGCTCATGGCCTGGATCAAGGACGCGGACAGCGACTACACGGAGGGCACCGCCGCGCGCTGA
- a CDS encoding phosphoribosyltransferase: MSEEREVLTWERFGAAARELAQLVVDDGYEPDIILSITRGGLLPTGAISYALDLKALHIINVEFYTGIESRLLEPVFLPPLPATSDLSGQKVLIVDDVADTGHTLNRVKEFCAPHVAEVRVAVLYEKPPSVVKAEYVWKHTPLWITFPWSADPPIVRRSDNDR, encoded by the coding sequence GTGAGCGAAGAGCGTGAGGTCCTGACCTGGGAACGATTCGGTGCGGCGGCCCGGGAGCTGGCCCAGCTGGTCGTCGACGACGGCTACGAGCCCGACATCATCCTGTCGATCACGCGGGGCGGGCTGCTCCCGACGGGCGCGATCAGCTACGCCCTCGACCTCAAGGCGCTGCACATCATCAACGTCGAGTTCTACACCGGCATCGAATCGCGGCTGCTGGAGCCGGTGTTCCTGCCCCCGCTGCCCGCGACGTCCGACCTGTCCGGGCAGAAGGTCCTCATCGTGGACGACGTCGCGGACACCGGCCACACGCTCAACCGGGTCAAGGAGTTCTGCGCGCCGCACGTCGCCGAGGTGCGCGTGGCGGTTCTGTACGAGAAGCCGCCGTCGGTCGTCAAGGCCGAATACGTCTGGAAGCACACGCCCCTCTGGATCACGTTCCCGTGGTCGGCCGATCCGCCGATCGTCCGCCGCAGCGACAACGACCGCTGA
- the ilvN gene encoding acetolactate synthase small subunit: MSRHTLSVLVENKPGVLTRIAALFSRRGFNISSLAVGETEHPEVSRMTVLVDADQLPLEQVTKQLNKLVEVLKVVELDATQTVERRILLVKVRVDAATRSHVIETAQLFRANVVDVAQDSLTIEATGRVEKLEALLAMLEPYGVKELVQSGLVAIGRGPRSITDRSGRH; this comes from the coding sequence GTGAGCAGGCACACGCTGTCCGTGTTGGTGGAGAACAAGCCGGGCGTGCTGACGCGCATCGCGGCCCTGTTCAGCCGGCGCGGCTTCAACATCTCCTCTCTGGCCGTGGGCGAGACCGAGCATCCTGAGGTCTCCCGCATGACGGTCCTGGTCGACGCCGACCAGCTCCCGCTGGAGCAGGTGACCAAGCAGCTCAACAAGCTCGTCGAGGTGCTCAAGGTCGTCGAGCTCGACGCGACCCAGACCGTCGAACGTCGGATCCTTCTCGTCAAGGTGCGGGTGGATGCCGCCACGCGCAGCCACGTGATCGAGACGGCCCAGCTGTTCCGCGCCAACGTCGTGGACGTGGCCCAGGACTCGCTGACGATCGAGGCGACGGGGCGGGTCGAGAAGCTCGAGGCGCTGCTGGCGATGCTCGAGCCGTACGGCGTCAAGGAGCTCGTCCAGTCCGGCCTGGTCGCCATCGGCCGAGGTCCGCGCTCGATCACGGACCGGTCCGGCCGCCACTAA
- a CDS encoding SDR family oxidoreductase has product MSRGVVVTGASRGVGAAVAAAFAARGDRVVVHYARARDRAEQVLAALPGTGHALIAADLSVPTDIRGLSEESIAALGTIDVLVNNAAQFLVDQPGSRRGDHRVAECDDETWLSAWESTLRTNLIGPAYLTHLVARHMIERGVAGRIVNVGSRGAYRGEPEVPAYGASKAGLHSFGQSMAVALAPHGIAVTSIAPGFIATDMAAQHLDGPGGDAIRAQSPFGRVATPQEVAEAIVALAAPGAQWASGAVLDFNGASHLR; this is encoded by the coding sequence CTGAGCCGGGGGGTGGTCGTCACGGGCGCGTCCCGTGGCGTCGGCGCGGCGGTCGCCGCCGCCTTCGCCGCCCGTGGCGACCGGGTGGTCGTGCACTACGCCCGTGCCCGGGACCGCGCCGAGCAGGTGCTGGCCGCCCTCCCGGGGACCGGCCACGCGTTGATTGCCGCCGACCTCTCGGTGCCGACCGACATCCGCGGGCTATCCGAGGAGTCCATCGCGGCGCTCGGCACGATCGACGTGCTCGTCAACAACGCCGCCCAGTTCCTCGTCGACCAGCCCGGCAGCCGGCGCGGCGACCACCGTGTGGCGGAGTGCGACGACGAGACCTGGCTGTCCGCGTGGGAGAGCACGCTGCGGACCAACCTGATCGGGCCCGCCTATCTGACCCACCTCGTCGCCCGGCACATGATCGAGCGCGGGGTCGCCGGCCGGATCGTCAACGTCGGATCACGCGGGGCCTACCGCGGCGAGCCAGAGGTCCCCGCGTACGGCGCCAGCAAGGCCGGCCTGCACAGCTTCGGCCAATCGATGGCCGTGGCGCTGGCACCCCACGGGATCGCGGTGACGAGCATCGCCCCCGGCTTCATCGCGACGGACATGGCCGCCCAGCACCTCGACGGCCCGGGCGGCGACGCCATCCGCGCCCAGAGCCCGTTCGGCCGGGTGGCCACCCCGCAGGAGGTGGCCGAGGCGATCGTCGCCCTCGCCGCGCCGGGCGCTCAGTGGGCCTCTGGGGCGGTGCTGGACTTCAACGGCGCCAGCCACCTGCGCTAG